A part of Candidatus Deferrimicrobium borealis genomic DNA contains:
- a CDS encoding VWA domain-containing protein → MNTFPFSALVGQELLKKGLLVNAVDPSIGGVLLRGEKGTGKTTAVRSFAAVLPPKDVVTGCRFCCVRGTLLCDECRAREASGEALRYESRPVEVVDLALNASEDRVVGSLDLEAALREGSRKFEMGVLGKANGNVLYIDEVNLLDDHVVDVLLDVAVSGVNVVMREGVSYRHPSRFLLVGTMNPEEGELRPQLLDRFGLCVEISGERDVGFRKSIVERVLLFEGEDAGFQEKWDRKDEELRTVVRDARARLRRVYVGEHLVNTVAEVNNTLGIAGHRGDLAILKTARALASLRGGVELEAADLRDAIRLALPHRVPRSGVSAARAYHVERLLSWAFPGDLAEEEDRGPVVPLPGTTHGMKRGGVIFRAPTETPKERERQAIEHARAKRHRYEAAEASSGRPGPPTCGDPECDYCQGYVEDSIITPSDPYEVRKIVAPKGRKLSDAVGKRSTSRTKSSRGRYVRSVPWEKGRDIAIDATLFAAAAGGHVDRVTHRVRIGLSDLRGKQRERKVGNLVLVVMDASGSMETQQRMVATKGAVLSLLRDSYVKRDRVGLITFRDSVGEVVVPPTGSAAQAAMQLTWLASGGTTPLSIGLFAAVKTLEMEQVREPGRKAILALITDGRANVAYFGGEPLEEAVKIAKTIRKMGVTSLVIDADRMVAGPAALRSAMEATQKSARTRGIFSDGPARTVADAMGAKYFSLAEMSRSAILKAIRSRMAL, encoded by the coding sequence ATGAACACGTTCCCCTTCAGCGCGTTGGTGGGTCAGGAGCTTCTGAAGAAGGGGCTCCTGGTGAACGCGGTGGACCCGTCGATCGGGGGGGTACTGCTGCGCGGGGAGAAGGGGACGGGGAAGACGACGGCGGTTCGTTCGTTCGCGGCGGTCCTCCCTCCGAAGGACGTGGTGACGGGGTGCCGGTTCTGCTGCGTCCGGGGGACGCTGTTGTGCGACGAGTGCCGGGCCCGGGAGGCATCGGGGGAGGCGCTGCGGTACGAGTCGCGTCCGGTGGAGGTTGTGGATCTCGCGCTGAACGCGTCGGAGGACCGCGTGGTGGGGAGCCTGGACCTGGAGGCGGCGCTGCGGGAGGGGAGCCGGAAGTTCGAGATGGGTGTGTTGGGGAAGGCGAACGGGAACGTGCTGTACATCGACGAGGTGAACCTTCTGGACGACCACGTGGTGGACGTCCTTCTGGATGTGGCGGTGTCGGGCGTGAACGTCGTGATGCGTGAGGGAGTGAGCTACCGTCACCCGTCGCGGTTCCTGCTGGTGGGTACGATGAACCCGGAAGAGGGGGAGCTCCGCCCGCAGCTGCTGGACCGGTTCGGGTTGTGCGTCGAGATCTCCGGGGAGCGTGACGTCGGGTTCCGGAAGTCGATCGTGGAGCGCGTTCTGCTGTTCGAGGGGGAGGACGCGGGGTTCCAGGAGAAGTGGGACCGGAAGGACGAGGAGCTGCGGACCGTGGTGCGCGACGCGCGCGCCCGCCTGAGGCGGGTGTACGTCGGAGAGCATCTCGTGAACACCGTGGCGGAAGTGAACAACACCCTCGGGATCGCGGGGCACCGGGGGGATCTGGCGATCCTGAAAACCGCGCGCGCGCTTGCGTCCTTGCGCGGGGGCGTGGAACTTGAGGCGGCCGACCTGCGCGACGCGATCCGGCTGGCGCTGCCGCACCGGGTGCCGCGGTCCGGGGTGAGCGCGGCGCGGGCGTACCACGTGGAACGCCTCCTGTCGTGGGCCTTCCCCGGCGACCTTGCCGAGGAAGAGGATCGCGGGCCGGTGGTCCCCCTCCCCGGGACGACCCACGGGATGAAGCGTGGGGGCGTGATCTTCCGGGCTCCCACGGAGACGCCGAAGGAACGGGAGCGCCAGGCGATCGAGCATGCGCGGGCGAAGCGCCACCGGTACGAGGCGGCGGAGGCGTCTTCGGGACGCCCGGGGCCGCCGACGTGCGGCGACCCGGAGTGCGACTACTGCCAGGGGTACGTCGAGGACAGCATCATCACCCCTTCCGACCCGTACGAGGTGCGAAAGATCGTCGCCCCGAAGGGGCGAAAGCTTTCCGACGCGGTCGGGAAGCGGAGCACGTCGCGCACGAAAAGCTCGCGCGGCCGGTACGTCCGCAGCGTCCCGTGGGAGAAGGGAAGGGACATCGCCATCGATGCGACGCTGTTCGCCGCCGCCGCGGGGGGGCACGTGGACCGGGTGACGCATCGGGTCCGGATCGGGTTGTCCGACCTGCGGGGGAAGCAGCGGGAACGGAAGGTGGGGAACCTCGTCCTCGTGGTGATGGACGCCTCCGGCTCGATGGAGACGCAGCAGCGGATGGTGGCGACCAAGGGAGCGGTCCTCTCCCTGCTCCGGGACAGTTACGTGAAACGCGACCGGGTGGGCCTGATCACCTTCCGCGACTCGGTAGGGGAGGTGGTCGTGCCGCCGACGGGGAGCGCGGCGCAGGCCGCGATGCAGCTCACCTGGCTCGCCTCGGGGGGGACCACGCCGCTCTCCATCGGGCTGTTCGCCGCGGTGAAGACGCTGGAGATGGAGCAGGTGCGCGAACCGGGCAGGAAAGCCATCCTCGCGCTGATCACCGACGGGCGGGCGAACGTGGCGTACTTCGGCGGCGAACCGCTGGAGGAGGCGGTGAAAATCGCGAAAACGATCCGGAAGATGGGGGTCACCTCGCTCGTCATCGACGCGGACCGGATGGTGGCGGGGCCCGCGGCGTTGCGCTCCGCCATGGAGGCGACGCAGAAATCGGCCAGGACGCGCGGGATCTTCTCCGACGGGCCGGCGCGCACGGTGGCCGACGCGATGGGGGCGAAGTACTTCTCGCTGGCGGAGATGAGCCGGTCGGCGATCCTCAAGGCGATCCGCAGCCGGATGGCGCTGTGA
- a CDS encoding AAA family ATPase: MRRHFPFSALVGQELLKKGLLVNAVDPSIGGVLLRGEKGTGKTTAVRSFAAVLPPKDVVTGCRFCCVRGTLLCDECRAREASGEALRYESRPVEVVDLALNASEDRVVGSLDLEAALREGSRKFEMGVLGKANGNVLYIDEVNLLDDHVVDVLLDVAVSGVNVVMREGVSYRHPSRFLLVGTMNPEEGELRPQLLDRFGLCVEISGERDVGFRKSIVERVLLFEGEDAGFQEKWDRKDEELRTRLVAARGTLPRVEVPGEILESIVAVVGELGVAGHRGDITVLKASKALAAIKGIPSPDQECLSDAFRLALPHRLKEDPFEETASGRKRLDSVLARFG, encoded by the coding sequence ATGAGGCGGCATTTCCCCTTCAGCGCGTTGGTGGGTCAGGAGCTTCTGAAGAAGGGGCTCCTGGTGAACGCGGTGGACCCGTCGATCGGGGGGGTACTGCTGCGCGGGGAGAAGGGGACGGGGAAGACGACGGCGGTTCGTTCGTTCGCGGCGGTCCTCCCTCCGAAGGACGTGGTGACGGGGTGCCGGTTCTGCTGCGTCCGGGGGACGCTGTTGTGCGACGAGTGCCGGGCCCGGGAGGCATCGGGGGAGGCGCTGCGGTACGAGTCGCGTCCGGTGGAGGTTGTGGACCTCGCGCTGAACGCGTCGGAGGACCGCGTGGTGGGGAGCCTGGACCTGGAGGCGGCGCTGCGGGAGGGGAGCCGGAAGTTCGAGATGGGTGTGTTGGGGAAGGCGAACGGGAACGTGCTGTACATCGACGAGGTGAACCTTCTGGACGACCACGTGGTGGACGTCCTTCTGGATGTGGCGGTGTCGGGCGTGAACGTCGTGATGCGCGAGGGGGTGAGCTACCGTCACCCGTCGCGGTTCCTGCTGGTGGGTACGATGAACCCGGAAGAGGGGGAGCTCCGCCCGCAGCTGCTGGACCGGTTCGGGTTGTGCGTCGAGATTTCCGGGGAGCGTGACGTCGGGTTCCGGAAGTCGATCGTGGAGCGCGTTCTGCTGTTCGAGGGGGAGGACGCGGGGTTCCAGGAGAAGTGGGACCGGAAGGACGAGGAGCTGCGGACGCGGCTGGTGGCGGCCCGGGGGACCCTCCCCCGCGTCGAGGTTCCCGGGGAGATCCTCGAATCGATCGTCGCCGTGGTCGGGGAGCTGGGCGTGGCCGGGCATCGCGGGGACATCACCGTGCTCAAGGCGTCCAAGGCGCTGGCGGCGATCAAGGGGATCCCGTCGCCCGACCAGGAGTGCCTCTCCGACGCCTTCCGGCTGGCGCTGCCGCACCGGTTGAAGGAAGACCCGTTCGAGGAGACGGCCTCCGGGCGAAAGCGCCTCGATTCGGTGCTGGCCCGGTTCGGGTAG